From the genome of Candidatus Desulfarcum epimagneticum, one region includes:
- the hisG gene encoding ATP phosphoribosyltransferase, whose amino-acid sequence MKEKLKLGIPKGSLQNATIALFKRSGWNIDVNGRSYFPSINDSEIQCAICRAQEMPRYVENGTLDAGLTGKDWIAENNSNVRVLADLIYSKISSGPAKWILAVPFDSDIRKLEDLNGKKIATELVEFTKKYFSAKNIEVEVEFSWGATEAKVVSGLADAIVEVTETGSTLKAHGLRIIHQLLETNTQLIVNHESFENPFKKKKAEQIGLLLSGALLGEKLVGLKMNVPDDKLEKIVKLIPSLNAPTVSSLYQSKWFSVETVLKTSAMRDIIPQLLDAGAEGIIEYPLNKVV is encoded by the coding sequence ATGAAAGAAAAATTAAAACTGGGCATCCCCAAGGGCAGTCTGCAAAACGCCACCATCGCCCTTTTTAAACGCTCCGGATGGAACATTGATGTCAACGGCAGAAGCTATTTCCCCAGCATCAACGATTCGGAAATCCAGTGCGCCATTTGCCGGGCCCAGGAAATGCCCCGGTATGTGGAAAACGGCACATTGGACGCCGGCCTCACCGGAAAGGACTGGATCGCCGAAAACAATTCCAATGTCCGTGTGCTCGCCGATCTGATCTACTCAAAAATCAGCTCCGGCCCGGCCAAGTGGATTCTGGCGGTTCCCTTTGATTCCGATATCCGGAAACTGGAGGACTTAAACGGCAAGAAGATCGCCACCGAGCTGGTGGAATTCACCAAAAAATATTTCAGCGCCAAAAACATAGAAGTGGAAGTGGAATTTTCCTGGGGCGCGACAGAGGCCAAGGTGGTGTCCGGTCTGGCCGACGCCATCGTGGAGGTCACGGAAACCGGCAGCACCTTAAAGGCCCACGGTCTCAGGATCATCCACCAGCTTCTGGAGACCAACACCCAGCTCATCGTGAACCACGAGTCGTTTGAAAACCCTTTTAAAAAGAAAAAAGCCGAGCAGATCGGCCTTCTTTTAAGCGGCGCGCTTTTGGGGGAAAAACTGGTGGGGCTCAAAATGAACGTGCCGGACGACAAACTGGAAAAAATCGTGAAGCTCATCCCCAGCCTGAACGCCCCCACCGTGTCCTCCCTGTACCAGTCCAAGTGGTTTTCCGTGGAAACCGTTTTGAAAACCAGCGCCATGCGCGACATCATTCCCCAACTTCTCGACGCCGGCGCCGAAGGCATCATCGAGTATCCCCTGAACAAGGTGGTGTGA
- a CDS encoding Menaquinol oxidoreductase yields MLELALRGSRTYWIWMIFLLGLIGAGLAFYIWQLEFGLGITGMSRDVSWGFYIANFTFLVGVAAGGVMVVLPYYLHDYKAFGKVVILGEFLAIAAVTMCVLFIFVDLGQPMRILNVILHPTPNSVLFWDTIVLNGYLFLNLIIGWNVLESERNGIHYQSWLKPLIYLSIPWAVSIHTVTAFLYCGLPGRGFWLTAILAPRFLASAFAAGPALLILLCLFIRKTTNFDPGKQQIQSLAKIVTYAICLNVFFLLCEVFVAFYSNIPEHMDHLKYLYAGLHGHGSLVPWMWTSVALMGVSIILLVIPATRRNESVLAFTCVILFIGTWIDKGLGMISGGFVPSPLHHVHEYAPSFPEIMVTLGVYGVGALVLTILYKIAVTVKEEVAA; encoded by the coding sequence ATGCTTGAATTAGCCTTGCGGGGAAGCAGGACATATTGGATATGGATGATTTTTTTGCTGGGCCTTATCGGCGCGGGACTTGCTTTCTATATCTGGCAGCTTGAATTCGGACTGGGAATCACCGGCATGAGCCGGGATGTGTCATGGGGATTTTACATCGCCAATTTCACCTTCCTGGTCGGCGTGGCGGCGGGAGGCGTGATGGTCGTCCTGCCGTATTACCTGCATGATTACAAAGCGTTTGGAAAAGTGGTCATCCTGGGAGAATTTCTGGCCATCGCCGCTGTGACCATGTGTGTGCTTTTCATTTTTGTGGACCTGGGCCAACCCATGCGGATTTTAAATGTGATCCTGCATCCCACTCCCAACTCCGTCCTTTTCTGGGACACCATCGTCTTAAACGGCTACCTGTTCCTGAACCTGATCATCGGATGGAACGTTCTGGAGTCGGAGCGCAACGGGATTCACTACCAGAGTTGGCTCAAACCTTTGATATATTTATCAATTCCATGGGCCGTCAGTATCCACACCGTCACCGCCTTTCTGTACTGCGGTCTGCCGGGACGGGGATTCTGGCTCACCGCCATCCTGGCCCCGCGATTCCTGGCCTCGGCCTTCGCCGCAGGACCGGCGCTTTTGATCCTTCTGTGCCTGTTTATTCGCAAAACCACAAATTTTGATCCAGGCAAACAGCAGATTCAGTCCCTGGCCAAAATCGTGACCTACGCCATCTGCCTGAACGTCTTTTTCCTTCTGTGCGAGGTGTTCGTGGCCTTTTACAGCAACATTCCCGAGCACATGGACCATCTCAAATACCTGTACGCCGGGCTCCACGGCCACGGCTCGTTGGTTCCCTGGATGTGGACTTCCGTGGCGCTGATGGGCGTCTCCATTATTCTGCTCGTCATCCCGGCCACCCGCCGGAACGAAAGTGTGCTGGCCTTCACATGCGTGATCCTGTTCATCGGCACATGGATCGACAAGGGACTGGGAATGATCTCGGGCGGGTTTGTCCCCTCCCCGCTGCACCATGTCCATGAATACGCCCCTTCCTTTCCCGAAATCATGGTCACCCTGGGGGTTTACGGAGTGGGCGCGCTGGTGCTGACGATCCTTTACAAAATCGCGGTGACGGTCAAGGAAGAAGTGGCCGCGTAA
- a CDS encoding 4Fe-4S ferredoxin, producing MDSLRRHFLKIAGISALGMGATPVWNAFAAGGGGQKAPFTLQKGQNALSAKRWAMVIDTRKFESSDDIEPIIEACDKIHNIPKIENKNHEIKWIWGEEYKHAFPGKHGEFVNDRIAHLPFPVLCNHCDNPPCVRACPTGATFRREDGIVLMDFHRCIGCRFCMAACPYGSRSFNFRDPRPFVSEEHYNKKFPTRMKGVVEKCNFCAERLAVGKMPACVDASNGALAFGDLDDPESDVRELLRSHYTIRRKQGLGTEPAVYYIV from the coding sequence ATGGATAGCCTCAGAAGACACTTTTTGAAGATAGCCGGAATTTCCGCCCTGGGCATGGGAGCCACTCCGGTCTGGAACGCCTTTGCGGCGGGCGGCGGGGGCCAGAAAGCCCCGTTCACGCTTCAAAAGGGGCAAAACGCCCTGTCCGCCAAACGATGGGCCATGGTCATCGACACCCGGAAGTTTGAATCTTCCGACGATATCGAGCCGATCATCGAGGCATGCGACAAAATTCACAATATTCCAAAAATAGAAAACAAAAACCACGAGATCAAATGGATATGGGGAGAAGAGTACAAGCACGCCTTTCCCGGGAAGCACGGCGAGTTTGTCAATGATCGAATCGCCCATCTTCCTTTCCCGGTCCTTTGCAACCACTGCGACAATCCCCCCTGCGTTCGGGCCTGCCCCACCGGGGCCACCTTCCGGCGGGAGGATGGGATTGTGCTCATGGACTTTCACCGCTGCATCGGATGCCGCTTCTGCATGGCGGCGTGCCCCTACGGTTCCAGGAGCTTCAATTTCAGGGACCCCCGGCCGTTCGTCAGCGAGGAGCATTACAACAAAAAGTTTCCCACCCGCATGAAGGGCGTGGTTGAAAAATGCAATTTCTGCGCCGAGCGCCTGGCGGTGGGAAAAATGCCCGCCTGCGTGGACGCCTCCAACGGCGCCCTGGCCTTCGGCGACCTGGATGACCCCGAATCCGACGTCCGGGAGCTTTTGAGAAGCCATTACACCATCCGGAGAAAACAGGGCCTGGGCACCGAGCCGGCAGTGTACTATATTGTGTAG
- the hisI gene encoding Phosphoribosyl-AMP cyclohydrolase: protein MIQLDFKKTGGLIPAIAQDHESGDVLMLAYMSEASWAETLKTGRATYFSRSRQELWTKGKTSGNLQIVKEIRVDCDNDTILLKVDQLGGAACHTGRRSCFYQKIEPDGSVTITGKPLFNPEEVYGK, encoded by the coding sequence ATGATCCAGCTCGATTTCAAAAAAACAGGGGGCCTGATTCCGGCCATCGCCCAGGACCATGAGTCCGGGGATGTCCTGATGCTGGCCTACATGAGCGAGGCCTCATGGGCCGAGACGCTTAAAACCGGCCGGGCCACCTATTTCAGCAGAAGCCGCCAGGAACTGTGGACCAAGGGCAAAACCTCGGGAAACCTCCAGATCGTCAAAGAAATTCGAGTGGATTGCGACAATGACACCATCCTGCTGAAGGTCGATCAGTTGGGCGGAGCCGCCTGCCACACCGGGCGGCGGTCATGCTTTTATCAAAAAATAGAGCCGGACGGCTCTGTGACCATCACAGGAAAACCACTGTTTAACCCTGAAGAGGTGTATGGAAAATGA